The following are encoded in a window of Arvicanthis niloticus isolate mArvNil1 chromosome 1, mArvNil1.pat.X, whole genome shotgun sequence genomic DNA:
- the Pwwp2b gene encoding PWWP domain-containing protein 2B isoform X1: MEPRAGCRLPVRVEQVVNGALVVTVSCGERSFAGILLDCTKKSGLFGLSPSTLLPLADNSSAISCHGQVPEVGTGEVMQLETEPLPPHHKDPEKDQPPKTAVPEQPPPLIPPVPAGNLPPFPPYFEGAPFPHPLWLRNTYQQWVPQPPPRTIKRTRRRLSRNRDPGRLILSTIRLRPRQVLCEKCKSTVSPQEASPGPLTNPKPRRRLGSGPDSEHRKPEETEDSAVIAMAAPRRSKREKREEDRVAGERVPRSPVIKISYSTPQGKGEVVKIPSRVHGSVEPFCPQQSLQNGQDSEVSRDVEARGGGDRPPSGPSASIPKLKLTRPVPPVSDLPPPKIRLKPHRLGDGEHEPLYRAELVEELNGCPRGPLASSPALFADGSTPGLEDLSSGSSGEDDDLKRFPRGKQGRDGLAFLVDCPGRRADCTSESVCSTDSLDELKSSGSEVTSPDTGDLSSGDSASVPSSSADTRQTVPPLTVRLHTQSVSQCVTEDGRTVAVGDIVWGKIHGFPWWPARVLDISLGQKEDGEPSWQEAKVSWFGSPTTSFLSISKLSPFSEFFKLRFNRKKKGMYRKAITEAANATQHVAPEIRELLTQFEM; the protein is encoded by the coding sequence GTCTGGCCTCTTCGGCCTGTCTCCATCTACTCTACTGCCTTTGGCTGACAACTCCTCTGCCATCAGCTGTCATGGGCAGGTTCCTGAGGTGGGAACTGGAGAAGTGATGCAGCTGGAGACAGAACCTCTGCCTCCTCATCACAAAGACCCTGAGAAGGATCAGCCTCCCAAGACAGCTGTGCCTGAGCAGCCCCCACCTCTTATACCACCTGTGCCTGCCGGGAACCTGCCTCCCTTTCCACCTTACTTTGAGGgtgcccccttcccccacccgcTATGGCTGAGGAACACCTACCAGCAGTGGGTGCCGCAGCCCCCACCCAGGACCATCAAGCGGACCCGTCGGCGACTTTCCCGAAACCGGGATCCGGGCAGGCTCATTCTTAGCACAATCCGCCTGCGGCCACGTCAGGTACTATGTGAGAAATGCAAGAGTACTGTGAGTCCTCAGGAGGCCAGTCCCGGCCCCCTGACCAACCCCAAACCCCGCCGGAGGCTAGGCAGTGGCCCTGATAGTGAGCACCGAAAGccagaggaaacagaagacagtGCTGTCATAGCTATGGCTGCCCCgaggaggagcaagagggagaagcgGGAAGAGGACAGGGTTGCTGGAGAGCGTGTCCCAAGGAGTCCAGTCATCAAGATCTCCTACAGCACACCACAGGGTAAGGGTGAGGTGGTCAAGATTCCATCCAGAGTGCATGGCTCCGTGGAGCCCTTCTGCCCCCAACAGTCTCTACAGAATGGCCAGGACTCAGAGGTATCGAGggatgtggaggccaggggtgGTGGAGACCGACCACCCAGTGGGCCTTCAGCCTCCATCCCCAAGCTGAAGCTGACTCGTCCAGTGCCTCCTGTCTCTGACCTGCCACCTCCCAAAATCCGCCTGAAGCCCCACCGGCTGGGGGACGGAGAACATGAGCCCCTGTACAGGGCTGAGCTGGTGGAGGAGCTGAATGGATGCCCACGAGGCCCCCTGGCCAGCTCGCCTGCTCTCTTTGCTGATGGCTCTACCCCTGGGCTAGAGGATTTGTCTTCTGGAAGTTCTGGTGAGGACGATGACCTCAAGAGGTTTCCCCGAGGTAAACAAGGCCGTGATGGCTTGGCTTTTCTTGTCGACTGCCCTGGGAGGAGAGCAGACTGTACCAGTGAATCTGTGTGCAGCACCGACAGCCTGGATGAATTAAAATCATCTGGTTCAGAAGTGACATCTCCAGACACAGGAGACCTGTCATCTGGCGACAGTGCCTCTGTTCCTTCATCTTCTGCTGACACTCGCCAGACAGTCCCTCCCCTCACAGTCAGGCTGCACACGCAGAGCGTCTCACAGTGTGTGACTGAAGATGGAAGGACGGTGGCTGTAGGGGACATTGTGTGGGGTAAGATACATGGTTTTCCTTGGTGGCCAGCGCGTGTCCTTGACATCAGCCTTGGCCagaaggaggatggagagcccTCTTGGCAAGAAGCGAAAGTCTCATGGTTTGGGTCTCCAACTACATCATTCTTGTCTATTTCAAAACTGTcccctttctctgaatttttcaAGCTGAGATTTAACCGTAAGAAGAAGGGGATGTATCGAAAAGCCATAACTGAGGCTGCAAACGCCACACAACATGTGGCCCCAGAAATAAGGGAGCTCTTGACCCAGTTTGAAATGTAA
- the Pwwp2b gene encoding PWWP domain-containing protein 2B isoform X4, whose translation MQLETEPLPPHHKDPEKDQPPKTAVPEQPPPLIPPVPAGNLPPFPPYFEGAPFPHPLWLRNTYQQWVPQPPPRTIKRTRRRLSRNRDPGRLILSTIRLRPRQVLCEKCKSTVSPQEASPGPLTNPKPRRRLGSGPDSEHRKPEETEDSAVIAMAAPRRSKREKREEDRVAGERVPRSPVIKISYSTPQGKGEVVKIPSRVHGSVEPFCPQQSLQNGQDSEVSRDVEARGGGDRPPSGPSASIPKLKLTRPVPPVSDLPPPKIRLKPHRLGDGEHEPLYRAELVEELNGCPRGPLASSPALFADGSTPGLEDLSSGSSGEDDDLKRFPRGKQGRDGLAFLVDCPGRRADCTSESVCSTDSLDELKSSGSEVTSPDTGDLSSGDSASVPSSSADTRQTVPPLTVRLHTQSVSQCVTEDGRTVAVGDIVWGHRQ comes from the coding sequence ATGCAGCTGGAGACAGAACCTCTGCCTCCTCATCACAAAGACCCTGAGAAGGATCAGCCTCCCAAGACAGCTGTGCCTGAGCAGCCCCCACCTCTTATACCACCTGTGCCTGCCGGGAACCTGCCTCCCTTTCCACCTTACTTTGAGGgtgcccccttcccccacccgcTATGGCTGAGGAACACCTACCAGCAGTGGGTGCCGCAGCCCCCACCCAGGACCATCAAGCGGACCCGTCGGCGACTTTCCCGAAACCGGGATCCGGGCAGGCTCATTCTTAGCACAATCCGCCTGCGGCCACGTCAGGTACTATGTGAGAAATGCAAGAGTACTGTGAGTCCTCAGGAGGCCAGTCCCGGCCCCCTGACCAACCCCAAACCCCGCCGGAGGCTAGGCAGTGGCCCTGATAGTGAGCACCGAAAGccagaggaaacagaagacagtGCTGTCATAGCTATGGCTGCCCCgaggaggagcaagagggagaagcgGGAAGAGGACAGGGTTGCTGGAGAGCGTGTCCCAAGGAGTCCAGTCATCAAGATCTCCTACAGCACACCACAGGGTAAGGGTGAGGTGGTCAAGATTCCATCCAGAGTGCATGGCTCCGTGGAGCCCTTCTGCCCCCAACAGTCTCTACAGAATGGCCAGGACTCAGAGGTATCGAGggatgtggaggccaggggtgGTGGAGACCGACCACCCAGTGGGCCTTCAGCCTCCATCCCCAAGCTGAAGCTGACTCGTCCAGTGCCTCCTGTCTCTGACCTGCCACCTCCCAAAATCCGCCTGAAGCCCCACCGGCTGGGGGACGGAGAACATGAGCCCCTGTACAGGGCTGAGCTGGTGGAGGAGCTGAATGGATGCCCACGAGGCCCCCTGGCCAGCTCGCCTGCTCTCTTTGCTGATGGCTCTACCCCTGGGCTAGAGGATTTGTCTTCTGGAAGTTCTGGTGAGGACGATGACCTCAAGAGGTTTCCCCGAGGTAAACAAGGCCGTGATGGCTTGGCTTTTCTTGTCGACTGCCCTGGGAGGAGAGCAGACTGTACCAGTGAATCTGTGTGCAGCACCGACAGCCTGGATGAATTAAAATCATCTGGTTCAGAAGTGACATCTCCAGACACAGGAGACCTGTCATCTGGCGACAGTGCCTCTGTTCCTTCATCTTCTGCTGACACTCGCCAGACAGTCCCTCCCCTCACAGTCAGGCTGCACACGCAGAGCGTCTCACAGTGTGTGACTGAAGATGGAAGGACGGTGGCTGTAGGGGACATTGTGTGGG
- the Pwwp2b gene encoding PWWP domain-containing protein 2B isoform X3 encodes MEPRAGCRLPVRVEQVVNGALVVTVSCGERSFAGILLDCTKKSGLFGLSPSTLLPLADNSSAISCHGQVPEVGTGEVMQLETEPLPPHHKDPEKDQPPKTAVPEQPPPLIPPVPAGNLPPFPPYFEGAPFPHPLWLRNTYQQWVPQPPPRTIKRTRRRLSRNRDPGRLILSTIRLRPRQVLCEKCKSTVSPQEASPGPLTNPKPRRRLGSGPDSEHRKPEETEDSAVIAMAAPRRSKREKREEDRVAGERVPRSPVIKISYSTPQGKGEVVKIPSRVHGSVEPFCPQQSLQNGQDSEVSRDVEARGGGDRPPSGPSASIPKLKLTRPVPPVSDLPPPKIRLKPHRLGDGEHEPLYRAELVEELNGCPRGPLASSPALFADGSTPGLEDLSSGSSGEDDDLKRFPRGKQGRDGLAFLVDCPGRRADCTSESVCSTDSLDELKSSGSEVTSPDTGDLSSGDSASVPSSSADTRQTVPPLTVRLHTQSVSQCVTEDGRTVAVGDIVWGHRQ; translated from the coding sequence GTCTGGCCTCTTCGGCCTGTCTCCATCTACTCTACTGCCTTTGGCTGACAACTCCTCTGCCATCAGCTGTCATGGGCAGGTTCCTGAGGTGGGAACTGGAGAAGTGATGCAGCTGGAGACAGAACCTCTGCCTCCTCATCACAAAGACCCTGAGAAGGATCAGCCTCCCAAGACAGCTGTGCCTGAGCAGCCCCCACCTCTTATACCACCTGTGCCTGCCGGGAACCTGCCTCCCTTTCCACCTTACTTTGAGGgtgcccccttcccccacccgcTATGGCTGAGGAACACCTACCAGCAGTGGGTGCCGCAGCCCCCACCCAGGACCATCAAGCGGACCCGTCGGCGACTTTCCCGAAACCGGGATCCGGGCAGGCTCATTCTTAGCACAATCCGCCTGCGGCCACGTCAGGTACTATGTGAGAAATGCAAGAGTACTGTGAGTCCTCAGGAGGCCAGTCCCGGCCCCCTGACCAACCCCAAACCCCGCCGGAGGCTAGGCAGTGGCCCTGATAGTGAGCACCGAAAGccagaggaaacagaagacagtGCTGTCATAGCTATGGCTGCCCCgaggaggagcaagagggagaagcgGGAAGAGGACAGGGTTGCTGGAGAGCGTGTCCCAAGGAGTCCAGTCATCAAGATCTCCTACAGCACACCACAGGGTAAGGGTGAGGTGGTCAAGATTCCATCCAGAGTGCATGGCTCCGTGGAGCCCTTCTGCCCCCAACAGTCTCTACAGAATGGCCAGGACTCAGAGGTATCGAGggatgtggaggccaggggtgGTGGAGACCGACCACCCAGTGGGCCTTCAGCCTCCATCCCCAAGCTGAAGCTGACTCGTCCAGTGCCTCCTGTCTCTGACCTGCCACCTCCCAAAATCCGCCTGAAGCCCCACCGGCTGGGGGACGGAGAACATGAGCCCCTGTACAGGGCTGAGCTGGTGGAGGAGCTGAATGGATGCCCACGAGGCCCCCTGGCCAGCTCGCCTGCTCTCTTTGCTGATGGCTCTACCCCTGGGCTAGAGGATTTGTCTTCTGGAAGTTCTGGTGAGGACGATGACCTCAAGAGGTTTCCCCGAGGTAAACAAGGCCGTGATGGCTTGGCTTTTCTTGTCGACTGCCCTGGGAGGAGAGCAGACTGTACCAGTGAATCTGTGTGCAGCACCGACAGCCTGGATGAATTAAAATCATCTGGTTCAGAAGTGACATCTCCAGACACAGGAGACCTGTCATCTGGCGACAGTGCCTCTGTTCCTTCATCTTCTGCTGACACTCGCCAGACAGTCCCTCCCCTCACAGTCAGGCTGCACACGCAGAGCGTCTCACAGTGTGTGACTGAAGATGGAAGGACGGTGGCTGTAGGGGACATTGTGTGGG
- the Pwwp2b gene encoding PWWP domain-containing protein 2B isoform X2, which translates to MQLETEPLPPHHKDPEKDQPPKTAVPEQPPPLIPPVPAGNLPPFPPYFEGAPFPHPLWLRNTYQQWVPQPPPRTIKRTRRRLSRNRDPGRLILSTIRLRPRQVLCEKCKSTVSPQEASPGPLTNPKPRRRLGSGPDSEHRKPEETEDSAVIAMAAPRRSKREKREEDRVAGERVPRSPVIKISYSTPQGKGEVVKIPSRVHGSVEPFCPQQSLQNGQDSEVSRDVEARGGGDRPPSGPSASIPKLKLTRPVPPVSDLPPPKIRLKPHRLGDGEHEPLYRAELVEELNGCPRGPLASSPALFADGSTPGLEDLSSGSSGEDDDLKRFPRGKQGRDGLAFLVDCPGRRADCTSESVCSTDSLDELKSSGSEVTSPDTGDLSSGDSASVPSSSADTRQTVPPLTVRLHTQSVSQCVTEDGRTVAVGDIVWGKIHGFPWWPARVLDISLGQKEDGEPSWQEAKVSWFGSPTTSFLSISKLSPFSEFFKLRFNRKKKGMYRKAITEAANATQHVAPEIRELLTQFEM; encoded by the coding sequence ATGCAGCTGGAGACAGAACCTCTGCCTCCTCATCACAAAGACCCTGAGAAGGATCAGCCTCCCAAGACAGCTGTGCCTGAGCAGCCCCCACCTCTTATACCACCTGTGCCTGCCGGGAACCTGCCTCCCTTTCCACCTTACTTTGAGGgtgcccccttcccccacccgcTATGGCTGAGGAACACCTACCAGCAGTGGGTGCCGCAGCCCCCACCCAGGACCATCAAGCGGACCCGTCGGCGACTTTCCCGAAACCGGGATCCGGGCAGGCTCATTCTTAGCACAATCCGCCTGCGGCCACGTCAGGTACTATGTGAGAAATGCAAGAGTACTGTGAGTCCTCAGGAGGCCAGTCCCGGCCCCCTGACCAACCCCAAACCCCGCCGGAGGCTAGGCAGTGGCCCTGATAGTGAGCACCGAAAGccagaggaaacagaagacagtGCTGTCATAGCTATGGCTGCCCCgaggaggagcaagagggagaagcgGGAAGAGGACAGGGTTGCTGGAGAGCGTGTCCCAAGGAGTCCAGTCATCAAGATCTCCTACAGCACACCACAGGGTAAGGGTGAGGTGGTCAAGATTCCATCCAGAGTGCATGGCTCCGTGGAGCCCTTCTGCCCCCAACAGTCTCTACAGAATGGCCAGGACTCAGAGGTATCGAGggatgtggaggccaggggtgGTGGAGACCGACCACCCAGTGGGCCTTCAGCCTCCATCCCCAAGCTGAAGCTGACTCGTCCAGTGCCTCCTGTCTCTGACCTGCCACCTCCCAAAATCCGCCTGAAGCCCCACCGGCTGGGGGACGGAGAACATGAGCCCCTGTACAGGGCTGAGCTGGTGGAGGAGCTGAATGGATGCCCACGAGGCCCCCTGGCCAGCTCGCCTGCTCTCTTTGCTGATGGCTCTACCCCTGGGCTAGAGGATTTGTCTTCTGGAAGTTCTGGTGAGGACGATGACCTCAAGAGGTTTCCCCGAGGTAAACAAGGCCGTGATGGCTTGGCTTTTCTTGTCGACTGCCCTGGGAGGAGAGCAGACTGTACCAGTGAATCTGTGTGCAGCACCGACAGCCTGGATGAATTAAAATCATCTGGTTCAGAAGTGACATCTCCAGACACAGGAGACCTGTCATCTGGCGACAGTGCCTCTGTTCCTTCATCTTCTGCTGACACTCGCCAGACAGTCCCTCCCCTCACAGTCAGGCTGCACACGCAGAGCGTCTCACAGTGTGTGACTGAAGATGGAAGGACGGTGGCTGTAGGGGACATTGTGTGGGGTAAGATACATGGTTTTCCTTGGTGGCCAGCGCGTGTCCTTGACATCAGCCTTGGCCagaaggaggatggagagcccTCTTGGCAAGAAGCGAAAGTCTCATGGTTTGGGTCTCCAACTACATCATTCTTGTCTATTTCAAAACTGTcccctttctctgaatttttcaAGCTGAGATTTAACCGTAAGAAGAAGGGGATGTATCGAAAAGCCATAACTGAGGCTGCAAACGCCACACAACATGTGGCCCCAGAAATAAGGGAGCTCTTGACCCAGTTTGAAATGTAA